Part of the Mya arenaria isolate MELC-2E11 chromosome 8, ASM2691426v1 genome, TGAATGTATAAAAGTGAGATTTGAATAATTTTTCTGTCTTTCTGCCTGTCTGTATTATTTTTGACCTTCAATATTCACCCCATAAACTTCAATTTAGCCAAATTCTCCAACCACCAAGTGTTGTAAGCATAAAGCGTGATGGGGTTTAATGCATAACCGTTTATTTTTGGCGTTGACTATGATTTGTTCTCACGAAAGACATTGGGTCTACAGTATGTGGTACACACAATACTTTAGATAAGGTACATATGTAATAAGAACACAACATAAATGAAATGCTACAGTAATTTCGAAACAATAATTATGCCTCcttttgtaataaattgttcTTCAGTGTAAAGATGTGATTTTAGTCAGTTCCTTAGTACTTCATATGGTACATCCTGGTATAGTTTACAAGCAGCACATAATGCCGACACAGGCCTGAATAATCACAAAGATGACTAACACTCCGACGTCAACAAACAAACCAACGACGATCACACAGCGTCCCCTATTCCCATACTTCGATGTCACACGAATGTCGAAGCTCACGTTAGACGAACCGACCACACCGACGATCACACAGCGTCACGGGCTCCGCAGTTCACGTCTTCCGACGGTAATCGATGTTAACgtccaatatttacacctcaacttccgttccttaaatgaactgcctttcggcaattgcgttcatcaatcgatgaacgcaacatcttcgaatatgttcggatcgtaattcattgcataacaatatacatgaaagctattgatcttgttattggttgtattgtgtctgcaggttccgtaaaatatagatcaacatttttaaaagtgtaagtttattatattttaaatatattggtaccagaattgttttaattttacgttttaaagtgatttcaagtggttgatcttttcccgcgttattgtgacgtcatttgaaaaaaatgtttccggttatagtcgggtcgttctatttacagaatgggtaagaacggattactgaaaggttttcttaaatgaaatgaagtatttttttaacaattcttgaatgaaataatgaactattggtgtaaatataaggaatgaattgcggggttgatgtcattatcggggatataaacgcaattgggttggtcaaagtacgcgtggagttcgaagagtccttcggactccacacacattgaccaacccaattgcgttcataccccgataatgacatcaaccccgcaattcattccttaaataaatggcatttaaataaaaataaagtattgaattacttttgaaaaatattgcatacattACATATTTACCTCACTCAGCAATgagaactaaaaaaaataaaaataaatgtaataaaacattgtacttACCCTGGTGTCAggtaacattttaaatcattacctCACAGCCCATTCCACTTAACAATGACATGCGCTTTACAAGCCGCCCGCCAACTTGTCCGTTCAACGGAAAGCGTAGTTCTCTCTCTAAAACCTGTTCTCCGTCTCCtgattgaaatacaaaatttgtGACAGTTATTTCATTCGGCGAGAGGAATGACATTCCAAGAAATAGTTTCACAAGAAACAACGTTCCAGCGTGCCGTGGGAAGCTCGTGACATAAAGAGACTGTTGTTTTAGGCATAATAAGTAAATACACATGTTGTGTATTACCGTACAACTTCAAACACACGTGAGGGTTCTTTGGTCAATGGCCCGAGTGTTGCATTATGGGCGTCGTAATTCAAGTAAGCTTAAACGCTGATGCCGTGTATAGTTACGACCATGTTCATATGGCCTAATAACAACTCAATAAACTGTTGTAGATATGTCTACGAAAATAAACACTACTGCCTggctgtctgtctgtctgtatgtctgtctgttttaaaagaaataacaaaatgtcgaggcattaacatacatgtagatcgACTCAGCGTTCATGCATGAACGGAagaaaaaatgtgttaattCTTTAATGGCCGTTAACTGAactcgatgatgatgatgatgatgatgatgatgacgatgatgatgataggATCTTATTCTTAACAAGTGTGTGAATAATGtgataaaggaaaaaaaatctttatcgGTCATATCTGCATATGTTTTGAATTAACTCCAATACCAAATATCTCATCCATTAAACATAAGAGCGGCAAACGAATTCCAGTAAGTGTTCGAAACTGTATTTTGTCTAATGGAATGGAAGTATTTTCATATACTACATAGTATTACATTTTCTCATTAAACCGATTATTTTGGCACtttttaactattacataaagGTGTATCGGAGCGTTAAGTATGTTTAATATGGTAGTACCTAAAGTGGTTTTGCAgctgaaaattaaaacaaaagcagATTGCTTTCCATGATGTACAGTTAGGTTGTTATTTGAACCCAAGAAAATGGCTCGAACACACGTTTATTTTTGTGCTCTGTTCATCAGTACCTTTTCTTCTGTGGTACTAGCTTTGGAGCCGGTGTGTCCAGTATGCTCAAAGTATGATTACGAAGAGAAACTTTTAGAGAGGGTGATACGAATGGAGTTCACAGTGGAAAAAATTGTGAAAGACAACAAAGCCGCCGTCAGCGATCAAATTAATGAAGGATTGGACATTGTCAGGAGGGAAAACGCTCAACTGAGGGAGTTGATAAGTGAGATGTCAACTAATCATACCGATTATGAAAGGCAACAGTCCAACAAGGTCGAGGAGTCTCTAAGCAGCGCTCGTGCGTCCCTGGACGATGCGATTCAGCTGACCAAAGGTAAGATCAGTGATAGTGGTCATAGTTGTGCTTGTTGTAACCCTTGTATTTATTCTTTGGGTCGTATTTATAATGCTTCTTTGTGATAAATTCAGACATGGACTTAGaaataatgatttgattttaagtAGGATTTAATAATAGCTAACAATGattttacaccaaaaatatgacaataagCAAGGAACATGTCCAAATAATAAAGGGACACGATTAaatttaacatcaaataaagGATATTGAAAATATTCGTTGCTAAAAACTTAAACGTTTCActtagttgatttttttctttatgaagCTTTATCAGTACGGCTCCTCGTCTTAATGGAAATTGTTAGTCGAGGTTCCTTTTACTAAACTAACGGCTACCGAAACCCCATTCAGATTATAAATGCATGATGTGGTATCACAAAACAATGCttgtatttaaaacagaatCTTAACGACAAAGAAAACGATGCAAACTGGCAATTTCCACAAATGTAAAAATCCATCCAAGTGTGATTAAACTCTAAATATCCTTTGTTGGTTTTGCAGCCAAAGAAACACCGTTTGTGCTTTTCCACGCTAGTAATCCGAAAGACCGAAGTCCCGCCACAGGAGACACAATCGTGTTCTCGGACATTCAAACGAACGAAGGATTGGGGTACGATGACGTCACCGGGAAGTTTACCGCGCCTGTGTCTGGTCTCTACATGTTCTTCATGCAAGTCTGCGTTCAAAACAGTGTCTATGTTAACTTACAACTTGTGAAGGAAGCTAACGTGCTGATTGGTAGTAGTTACTTTCATACTCAAGGGTATCCGTGCTCCAGTGCCCAGGTGGTCACGCGGCTTGTGGAGAGTGAGAGCGTCTGGGTGTATTGTGTGTTAGGACGGGGCTCAGCCCAGCTGTATCACGATACTAACGTTCGCTGGACCAGTTTCGGGGGAGCTCttgttcataaataattaaatgaggACCTACTGCCCCCATGTTGGTGTTGTACACGCACCAGATGACCTGAAACATACCGGATTCAGTAACTGCGAATACTCGATTTTGAACATGTCTCACCTGAACTAACTACAAGACATGGtcgtttgaaaatatattcactTAAGCTACCAAAAACACCCACGAAGCTCGAATGTGTTCTGTAAATGTAGAGTTATTTtgctaaaaacaaaacatcttaCTCACATAGTTTTAGCCTGGCGCAGCCCTGCGTCTGCCAGTGAATCGTTAACTGAATATCAATCAGTGAACATTTTGCAGATTTTAGCAAACCgttaacatttaatcaaatttattgaTATGCATAAATTGTTAAGATAATTCTGTTTCTTATattttggtgtacaaacatttgagtttctttaatttcaaataaaaaaaataaagtttccGCTTAGATGATTGTTTTACTTAGTTGCCTAACGTATACGCCTATACGGCCCTGCCGGTTCTCATCGATGACATTATATAAGATACAATATATAAGAGTTAACACCCTTTCTCATATTGTTTGATTTCTTTTCTTGGACACGTTTCTATCGAAAGGTTTGAGGTTGGCTTTGAGAATGGAAATGTGAAAATTGATACTGATAacagttgttttctttttttcttttttctgcaT contains:
- the LOC128243468 gene encoding uncharacterized protein LOC128243468, giving the protein MARTHVYFCALFISTFSSVVLALEPVCPVCSKYDYEEKLLERVIRMEFTVEKIVKDNKAAVSDQINEGLDIVRRENAQLRELISEMSTNHTDYERQQSNKVEESLSSARASLDDAIQLTKAKETPFVLFHASNPKDRSPATGDTIVFSDIQTNEGLGYDDVTGKFTAPVSGLYMFFMQVCVQNSVYVNLQLVKEANVLIGSSYFHTQGYPCSSAQVVTRLVESESVWVYCVLGRGSAQLYHDTNVRWTSFGGALVHK